From Plasmodium brasilianum strain Bolivian I chromosome 2, whole genome shotgun sequence, one genomic window encodes:
- a CDS encoding ABC transporter C family member 1: MTKYEKKEKNLNNNNEKKQTEYVSFFSFITFHWVTRLLYNINKEEIKFPELRKKSYVIYYTSKLEENLRKITAKKYSFNKFYKKKEVDVKIPSNSKDIKKNKEYNIHYNNILWSIFKTFKVPIILIIFFNILHTFFIIITGGCIDKYMFILRDKIIASYPVFLNSSKVIFGLYIVALLFIEFLFDSILNFYYYEFLVNMEISLIHFLYRINLYSYNNNLINQYINKDGGDYLYVLADDIKRDYSYNKINETFCGINEYYGKNIDLLFNKNFYKINFFKKKNMIREEDKIEKEDASNLNIYNIMFSDVPSLVLFVGAIISLCSIIVKFHISFYVFYLRMGSKAVKTGVSLSIVLYSIMILFEFLPSLFKNKYLKYRDKRIDNMHHVLKEFKLIKMFNWESFAFNYINFFRIKEMKFCKIRLYLGTVGIFINAVSSDIVEVVLFFFFIREKLDNKKEINFSSIIMPLYVYKSLISSVSNFPNLMNHLIEGIVNIKRITKYVNYHLYYSDINNYFKYFLKNNNCSNILHVTTCLHSDTEYYPTYRKYYKKLKKRLRKILCFLFFSKRSKHIDIINRKILSDLYYNRDKNVKKICFQTRFNSRNNDNNIYVKKEKRNNNHIIITENKETDIIIKLQNCSFGQIKKGDNKFNYILKNTNFNLKNNTIAIIIGNVGSGKTSFFQSILGKLKLIHGCFYVKSFLYNMPILYVPQDCWLSIGHIRSMILFGNEYNSQIYRYTIVQSELLNDLASFKNGDMRYINDEHNLSKGQRVRISLARALYHHYMHMYKFSVCCEKDIYVNKSIKKEISANEFLNDLNDECTFLNHIVPFSEHSMKTYLIEKNIFYLYLLDDVFTSLDPAISKNIFYNLFCKEENKSFKDCCSFVVSMNESTFSNFLTNDIIDNIQYTVDIYELESETLKYRGSISEYIERNNINMKKENNFNKTEINIAYTKLKLGDETEECNKKHNETEYAKCSIIPLKGINENDSFTINNVSDVESKKSCSFNSLYLKNTYIFNMNKKLNSDNIKKLVGEQYYIHENRNVKKSTSLEFRYNDSVTPSGASDSDEDSIFKGNIQLKTYTWYFRKVGYVVLLYILIFMFISIFTDEIKFFILSMISIISRNDKKHSNEILQQQAKYLKLFVILPIISVIASFFCFMFIIYGTVTSAVKVHTDVLNCILRAPIYIYYNSNLGNIINRFVTDIYSLDNGFLKRIYKVIFLFFRLFFSVILLFFMMKDSVIIFPLIVFLIYFFVFKKYSEGCKEAQRGYLRCHSPLCNIYSNTILGKNIINLYEKNSYYLSVYAHYVDTLRNYYLLKWAITIWASFYIRLIVLILTTYFIMHPQIFFNGKNKQPGEKNDEKLISTVGYCITFSSRLGILTKILLSDYTFVEKEMCCVQRLEEFSELPNEKSCLDKEKELVAKCNEKRKNVVKIEVDGQNEVKNISNSDEDSSLPIINIPAYVDESKEKYGIYFENVFVSYKKKFLLDKNNCKYCYIDEEPSLKNINLYALKNQKIGIVGKSGSGKSTIILCILGLIDINSGKITIEGRDIRTIHRKEKNSIISVLPQSSFVFHNWNVRTFIDPYKNFTDKEIVESFNLIGINLSINDLDKYIYIKKEENVVNETRKKEKKKRKEKINALSNTIPLTDGCIRYLSLVRLYLNRNKYKFILIDEIPTFAFNNIDSYFNHFLNSNAKPFNYIIRNYFPNNTVLIISHDTNTLSCCDFIYVLKNGEITYRCSCKDIKTQSELADLLEKDC; the protein is encoded by the coding sequence atgactaaatatgaaaaaaaagaaaagaatttaAATAACAACAATGAGAAAAAACAAACTGAATATGTGtcattttttagttttataaCCTTTCACTGGGTAACACGATTgctatataatattaataaggaAGAAATTAAATTTCCGGAGttacgaaaaaaaagttatgtgatatattatacatcTAAATTGGAAGAAAATTTACGAAAAATAActgcaaaaaaatatagttttaataaattctataaaaaaaaggaggttGATGTAAAAATTCCGTCTAATTCAAaggacataaaaaaaaacaaggaaTATAACATACATTACAATAATATTCTATGGTCAATCTTTAAAACGTTTAAGGTCcctataatattaataattttctttaatattttacatacctttttcataattatcaCTGGAGGATgtatagataaatatatgttcattttgAGGGATAAAATTATTGCATCTTATCCCGTTTTTTTGAATAGCTCAAAAGTTATATTTGGATTATATATCGttgctttattatttatagaatttctttttgattctattttgaatttttactattatgaATTTCTGGTAAATATGGAAATATCTCTAATACATTTCCTCTAcagaattaatttatatagttataataataatttgatcaatcagtatataaataaagatgGAGGGGACTATTTATATGTGCTCGCAGATGATATAAAAAGAGattattcttataataaaattaatgagaCTTTTTGTggtataaatgaatattatggaaaaaatattgatcttttgtttaataaaaatttttacaaaataaatttttttaaaaagaaaaatatgattagAGAGGAAgacaaaatagaaaaagaggATGCAtctaatttaaatatttataacataatGTTTTCAGATGTTCCGTCGTTAGTTCTATTTGTTGGTGCTATTATTAGTTTATGTAGTATAATTGTTAAGTttcatatatctttttatgttttttatttaaggATGGGATCCAAAGCTGTAAAAACTGGAGTTTCACTTTCTATTGTACTATATAGCATAATGATTCTGTTCGAATTTTTACCAAGTttatttaagaataaatatttaaagtaTAGAGACAAAAGAATTGATAATATGCACCATGTATTGAaagaatttaaattaataaaaatgtttaattgGGAATCATTtgcttttaattatataaacttttttcgaataaaagaaatgaaattttgtaaaataagaCTTTATTTGGGAACTGTAGGAATTTTCATAAATGCAGTATCATCTGATATAGTTGAAGTggtgttattttttttttttataagagaAAAGTTAGATAATAAGAAGGAAATTAATTTTAGTTCAATTATTATGCCATTATATGTGTACAAATCTTTAATTTCAAGTGTTTCCAATTTTCCAAATTTAATGAATCATCTAATAGAAGGAATAGTAAATATTAAACGTATAactaaatatgtaaattaccatttatattatagtgatattaataattattttaaatattttttaaaaaacaataattgttctaatatattacatgttACAACATGTTTACATAGTGACACAGAATATTATCCTACTTacagaaaatattataagaaaCTAAAAAAGAGGCTTAGGAAAATCCTTTGCTTCCTCTTTTTTAGTAAAAGAAGTAAacatatagatataataaatagaaaaatattatcagATTTGTATTATAACAGagataaaaatgttaaaaaaatatgtttccAGACTAGATTTAATTCGagaaataatgataataatatatatgtgaaaaaagagaaaagaaataacaatcatattattataactgaGAATAAAGAAActgatataataataaaattacaaaattgtTCTTTTGGCCAAATTAAAAAGGGTGATAACAAGTTTAACTACATTTTAAAGAATACGAactttaatttaaaaaataataccaTAGCAATAATCATTGGAAATGTTGGGTCAGGTaaaacttctttttttcaatcCATTTTAGGGAAACTTAAATTGATACATGGttgtttttatgttaaaagctttttgtataatatgcCTATTTTATATGTCCCTCAGGATTGCTGGTTGTCAATAGGGCATATCAGATCAATGATATTATTTggaaatgaatataattcaCAAATTTATCGTTATACAATTGTACAGAGTGAACTACTAAATGATTTAGCTTCCTTTAAAAATGGAGATATGCGATATATTAACGATGAACATAACTTAAGTAAAGGACAAAGGGTAAGAATTTCTTTAGCTCGAGCTTTGTATCATCActacatgcatatgtataaatttagTGTTTGTTgtgaaaaagatatatatgtaaataaaagtattaaaaaggaaatcagtgcaaatgaatttttaaatgatttaaatGATGAGTGCACCTTTCTTAACCACATCGTTCCATTCAGTGAACACTCAATGAAAACCTACTtaatagagaaaaatattttctatttatatttacttgaTGATGTGTTTACATCTTTAGACCCAGCCAtatctaaaaatattttttataatttattttgcaaAGAGGAAAACAAAAGTTTTAAAGATTGTTGTAGTTTTGTTGTTTCTATGAATGAAAGCACATTTTCGAACTTTTTAACTAATGACATTATTGACAACATTCAGTATACGGTAGATATTTACGAGTTGGAGAGTGAAACACTAAAATATAGAGGAAGTATATCAGAATACATAGAAAGAAACAATATAAacatgaaaaaggaaaataatttcaataaaacagaaataaatatagctTACACAAAATTGAAGTTGGGTGATGAAACAGAAGAGtgcaataaaaaacataatgaaACAGAGTATGCAAAATGTAGTATTATACCATTAAAAGggataaatgaaaatgattcctttacaataaataatgttaGTGATGTAGAATCGAAAAAAAGTTGTTCATTCAATTCgttgtatttaaaaaatacctacatttttaatatgaataaaaagtTGAATAgtgataatattaaaaaattggtaggagaacaatattatatacatgaaaATCGAAATGTTAAGAAAAGTACATCACTAGAATTTAGATATAATGATTCTGTAACCCCTTCTGGTGCTTCTGATAGTGATGAAGATTCAATTTTTAAAGGAAACATACAATTAAAAACGTACACATGGTACTTTAGAAAAGTTGGGTATGTTGTACTATTGTATAtactaatttttatgtttatatctatattcacagatgaaataaaatttttcattttaagtATGATTAGTATAATTTCaagaaatgataaaaaacaTTCTAATGAAATTCTACAACAGCAAGCTAAGTATCTAAAATTATTTGTGATCCTACCAATAATATCAGTAATAGcatcttttttttgcttcatGTTTATAATCTATGGTACAGTAACGTCAGCGGTGAAAGTGCACACGGATGTTTTAAATTGTATTCTACGCgcacctatatatatatattataatagtaatttaggaaatattataaataggTTTGTTACtgatatatattcattagaTAATGGATTTTTAAAGAGAATTTATAAagttatatttcttttttttagactttttttttcagtaattttattattttttatgatgaAAGATtctgttattatatttcctttaattgtttttttaatttatttttttgtttttaaaaaatattccgaGGGATGTAAAGAAGCTCAAAGGGGTTACTTAAGGTGTCATTCCccattatgtaatatatatagtaatacTATATTagggaaaaatataattaatttatatgaaaaaaattcttaCTATTTAAGTGTTTATGCACATTATGTAGACACACTCAGAAATTACTACCTTTTAAAGTGGGCAATAACTATATGGGcatctttttatattaggCTGATCGTTCTAATATTGACTACTTACTTCATTATGCATcctcaaatattttttaatggaaaaaataagcaaccaggagaaaaaaatgacGAGAAACTTATAAGTACAGTTGGATATTGTATAACATTTTCATCTAGACTTGGGATCCttacaaaaattttgttGTCTGACTACACTTTTGTGGAGAAAGAGATGTGTTGTGTGCAAAGATTAGAAGAATTCTCAGAATTGCCTAATGAGAAGAGCTGTttagataaagaaaaagaactaGTGGCAAAATGTAatgagaaaagaaaaaatgtagtAAAAATTGAAGTGGATGGGCAAAATGaagtgaaaaatatatcCAATTCAGATGAGGATTCATCTTTACCTATCATTAATATCCCCGCTTATGTGGATGAATCAAAAGAAAAGTATggtatttattttgaaaatgtgTTTGTTagttataagaaaaaattccTTTTAGACAAAAACAATTGTAAATACTGTTATATAGATGAAGAAccatcattaaaaaatattaatcttTATGCTttgaaaaatcaaaaaattgGTATAGTAGGTAAATCGGGGTCAGGAAAAAGcacaattattttatgtattctAGGATTAATTGATATTAATAGTggaaaaataacaatagaAGGTAGAGATATTAGAACTATTCATAGAAAGGagaaaaatagtataattaGTGTATTACCACAatcttcttttgtttttcataaTTGGAATGTAAGAACATTTATTGAtccatataaaaattttacagaTAAAGAAATTGTTGAATCTTTCAATTTAATTGGTATAAATTTAAGTATCAACGATttggataaatatatatatataaaaaaggaggaGAATGTAGTTAATGagacaagaaaaaaagaaaaaaaaaaaaggaaagaaaagataaaCGCTTTAAGTAATACTATTCCTTTAACGGATGGTTGCATACGGTATCTTTCGTTAGTTCGACTTTATTTGAATaggaataaatataaatttatattaattgatGAAATTCCTACTTTcgcttttaataatattgattcgtattttaatcattttttgaATAGTAACGCAAAACCATTCAATTACattataagaaattattttccAAATAACACAGTTTTGATTATTTCTCATGACACTAATACATTGTCTTGTTgtgattttatatatgtgttaaaaAACGGGGAAATCACTTATCGCTGTAGTtgtaaagatataaaaacgCAATCGGAATTAGCGGACTTATTAGAGAAAGACTGTTGA
- a CDS encoding hypothetical protein (Plasmodium exported protein (PHIST)), with the protein MARCSESTAVQPPRSSLNCKAVCKHVVTNTPGCNQTNSNENINLTKYILRNKKIFIISMCTLLCIALLNMFIPKNDEVLNLQLNRRRYSRSLAGEMETHSLMSSNLVRDSYAVDENENDNLCFLTHDEVESFINGSDVYIFLTDDIKDKIKDAVNSKTKKNVFSNIFYGLCELHNKKYIKVADLMYQKVMMLSNNLNIPKKEQLKCWYFVYDVLIKKLFRFDNDNRSAFKGFMRKKPSNEEFTKFIKERLYLFNEFSRDTIFMAFNKLQEQFEKFVS; encoded by the exons ATGGCACGTTGTAGCGAATCAACTGCTGTTCAACCTCCAAGGTCATCACTTAACTGTAAAGCAGTATGTAAACATGTCGTTACAAATACACCTGGGTGTAATCAAACAAACTCTaatgaaaacataaatttaacgaaatatatactacgtaataaaaagatttttataatatccaTGTGCACACTTTTATGTATTGCCCTACTA AATATGTTTATTCCTAAAAATGATGAAGTCTTAAATTTACAATTAAATAGAAGAAGATACTCAAGGTCATTAGCTGGAGAAATGGAAACTCATTCATTAATGAGTAGTAATTTAGTACGTGACAGTTATGCGGtagatgaaaatgaaaatgataatCTGTGTTTCCTTACTCATGATGAAGTAGAATCCTTTATTAACGGTTCagatgtttatatatttttaacagatgatataaaggataaaataaaagatgcAGTTAATtctaaaacaaaaaaaaacgtGTTCtctaacattttttatggtTTATGTGAgctacataataaaaaatatattaaggtGGCGGATCTTATGTATCAGAAGGTTATGATGTTATCTAATAATCTTAACATAccaaaaaaagaacaattaaaatgttggtattttgtatatgatgtacttattaaaaaattgtttagaTTTGACAATGATAACCGTTCTGCTTTTAAAGGTTTTATGCGTAAAAAACCTTCTAATGAGGAATTTACAAAATTCATAAAAGAAAGACTTTATTTGTTCAATGAGTTTTCTAGAGATACAATTTTTATGGCCTTTAATAAATTGCAAGAGCAGtttgaaaaatttgtttcataa
- a CDS encoding hypothetical protein (conserved Plasmodium protein), with product MKVSSKYTPALYILFLFTLLNIFVLGEIQESNPNFAETENAAKAFRNLLNGDINVIKLENGDELRIRSNDEKHENNQRYDDDDDDDNNNHNNNNNNNNYSFISNYEVETNKTNPLKKEKSNEVKSKITEGKEDFYILDSKSIETIARVFARKNEFHESEIESFEQSLKDIIKSINN from the coding sequence ATGAAAGTTTCTTCAAAGTACACGCCTGCtctatacatattatttttatttacgcTGTTGAATATTTTCGTTCTAGGAGAAATACAAGAAAGTAATCCAAATTTTGCAGAAACAGAAAATGCAGCTAAAGCATTtagaaatttattaaatggtGATATAAATGTTATCAAGTTAGAAAATGGGGATGAACTAAGAATAAGATCAAACGATGAGAAACATGAAAACAATCAAAGATacgatgatgatgatgatgatgataataataatcataataacaataacaataacaataattacTCCTTTATAAGCAATTATGAAGTAGAAACTAATAAAACAAATccattaaaaaaggaaaaatccAATGAagttaaaagtaaaataactGAAGGTAAGGaagatttttatattttagataGTAAAAGCATTGAAACCATAGCACGAGTTTTTGCTAGGAAAAATGAATTCCATGAATCTGAAATAGAATCATTTGAGCAAAGCCTTAAAGATATCATTAAatcaataaataattaa